The Halostella salina nucleotide sequence CCTCGCGGCCGGCGGCGTGTTCTTCGGCCTGGTCGCGGCCGTCGGCCTGCTCCGACTGCCGGACCTGTACACCCGGACCCACGCCGCCTCGAAGAGCGACACGCTCGGCGCGGTGCTCGCGCTCGGCGCTGCCGCGCTGGCGTTCGACGCCGGCGTCCCCACCGTCAAGATCGCACTGCTGCTCCTCTTTATGTTCATCACGAACCCGACCGCCGCCCACGCGATCACCCGGGCGGCGTACGACCAGGAGATCGAACCGTGGACCGCCGACGAGGAGGGGGAGGGCTGATGGTGTCGGCGCTGGAGGTCGCGACGCTCGTGTTCGTCCTCGGGACGGCCCTGACGGCCGCGCTGCTCCGGGACGTGCTCGGCGCGATCATCGCCTTCGCCGCGTACAGCCTCGGCGTCTCGATCCTGTGGGTGTTCCTGCAGGCCCCCGACGTGGCGCTGACCGAGGCGGCGGTCGGGGCGGGCGTGATGACGATCCTGTTCCTGCTGACCATCGTCCGGACGGTACGGCCCCCGACGGACGACCTGCTCGAATCGGTCGGCTGGCGCGGCGTCGCGGCCGGCGGCGCGCTGTCGACCCTGCTGCTCGTGACCGTCCCGTCGCTGCCGGCCATCGGGAGCGACTCGCCGGTGACGACCGGCGAGGTGACGGCGTACTACCTCGAAAACGCATACGCCGACACGCACGTCGAAAACGCCGTGACGGCGGTGCTGGCGGCCTACCGCGGCTTCGACACGCTCGGCGAGGCTGTGGTCGTGTTCGCCGCCGGCGTCGCCGTGCTCGTCGTCCTGCGACAGGAGGAGTTCGTATGAGCTACGAGGACCAGATCCCCTACGTCGAGAGCACCATCATCATGACCACCGTCCGCGTCGTCGCGCCGTTCGTGCTGACGCTCGGGCTGTTCGTCATGTTCCACGGCGCGGGGTCGGCCGGGGGCGGCTTCCAGGGCGGGGTCGTCGTCGGCTCCGTCATCCTGATGCTCGCCTTTGCCTTCGGCATCGAGGCCGTCCGGGACTGGATCAACCCCGCTGCGGTCCTCGGCGTCATCGGAC carries:
- a CDS encoding MnhB domain-containing protein — its product is MSYEDQIPYVESTIIMTTVRVVAPFVLTLGLFVMFHGAGSAGGGFQGGVVVGSVILMLAFAFGIEAVRDWINPAAVLGVIGLGVGTFVAIGLGSVALGGAFLEYGRYGSLTVVKYSIELVELGIGAIVTGVVVGLFFLIAGGYADAEEEGSA
- the mnhG gene encoding monovalent cation/H(+) antiporter subunit G, producing the protein MTPTEIAVVVLAAGGVFFGLVAAVGLLRLPDLYTRTHAASKSDTLGAVLALGAAALAFDAGVPTVKIALLLLFMFITNPTAAHAITRAAYDQEIEPWTADEEGEG
- a CDS encoding DUF4040 domain-containing protein — its product is MVSALEVATLVFVLGTALTAALLRDVLGAIIAFAAYSLGVSILWVFLQAPDVALTEAAVGAGVMTILFLLTIVRTVRPPTDDLLESVGWRGVAAGGALSTLLLVTVPSLPAIGSDSPVTTGEVTAYYLENAYADTHVENAVTAVLAAYRGFDTLGEAVVVFAAGVAVLVVLRQEEFV